One Methanohalophilus mahii DSM 5219 genomic window carries:
- a CDS encoding TIGR04279 domain-containing protein — protein MKSKGLKSLCYIFIVTLLLIGLGSIAVADSYEVNVTINDASIGFANHTSSETEGNWIAVKGGEEFQLPHPISFTYKGINATDFNYGSAPINITMDADDDYTVTYPFANHSMFTDIHGQNDVSLEFYGSDMFAYDDVELYIINVNRGVISDINQNLKEANLASIHDLTENAYKKYPNEQLDGNGDLEITCNGLEAGDYMALMLLNTSQMQDYDAFILSATGFEVLEYDSVITASSAVDLNENINVDISMLNAANDTSYTYGAVLVKDSVYKADIEMECNGSKDSTNLTVNEIPLIQGYDLLGIDSSNIERNDVQNKIMELIGPDNGTIIMKTVEANQTSLSITTTDLPEDKYILLTGVYKAGEGLVAFGQQDVFIAPYNPYDFNENYTIEIEELSACIDDFFVGDMSIVEISKFVTYYLSGDEYYQI, from the coding sequence ATGAAATCAAAGGGACTTAAATCATTATGTTACATATTCATAGTTACCCTGTTGCTAATTGGACTGGGAAGTATTGCTGTTGCGGATTCCTATGAAGTGAATGTCACAATCAACGATGCAAGCATAGGGTTTGCCAATCATACAAGTTCTGAAACCGAGGGAAACTGGATAGCTGTTAAGGGTGGAGAAGAGTTCCAATTACCTCATCCAATATCTTTTACCTATAAGGGAATAAATGCGACAGATTTCAATTATGGCAGTGCACCCATAAATATAACCATGGATGCAGATGACGATTATACTGTCACCTATCCCTTTGCAAATCATTCAATGTTCACCGATATACATGGTCAAAACGATGTATCGCTTGAGTTTTATGGTTCAGATATGTTTGCCTATGATGATGTTGAACTCTACATCATCAATGTAAACCGGGGAGTTATCAGCGACATTAACCAAAATCTCAAAGAGGCAAATCTGGCAAGTATACATGATCTAACTGAAAATGCATACAAAAAATACCCGAACGAACAACTTGACGGAAATGGGGATCTTGAGATTACATGTAATGGGCTGGAAGCCGGAGATTACATGGCACTTATGTTGCTCAATACAAGCCAAATGCAGGACTACGATGCTTTCATCCTTTCTGCCACAGGATTTGAAGTACTGGAATATGATTCTGTAATAACTGCATCCTCAGCTGTCGATTTAAATGAAAATATAAATGTGGACATCAGCATGCTGAATGCTGCCAATGATACCAGTTATACCTATGGTGCGGTACTTGTAAAGGATAGTGTGTACAAAGCGGATATTGAAATGGAGTGCAATGGTTCAAAGGATAGCACAAATCTGACAGTGAATGAAATACCTCTGATCCAGGGATATGACCTTCTGGGAATTGACTCTTCCAATATTGAACGCAATGATGTCCAGAATAAGATAATGGAACTAATTGGTCCTGACAACGGGACTATTATAATGAAAACTGTAGAGGCAAACCAAACTAGCCTCAGTATAACCACCACAGACCTCCCAGAAGATAAATACATTCTGCTTACAGGAGTATACAAAGCCGGGGAAGGTCTTGTTGCATTTGGCCAGCAGGACGTCTTCATCGCGCCGTACAATCCCTATGATTTCAATGAGAATTACACTATTGAAATAGAAGAACTTAGTGCATGTATAGACGACTTCTTTGTTGGGGATATGTCTATTGTCGAAATTTCAAAATTTGTAACCTACTACCTATCAGGGGATGAATACTATCAAATCTAA
- a CDS encoding NosD domain-containing protein, whose protein sequence is MKNNSKLSNKKQAVKLPILIISIVTILMALSGIVTALPDYGTDTYPGNYTPDNQQVLLINNNSDVIAGLWEGNNTGVYYYNTSSTSWEKESGASDKTKAIQRAIDKSTIDNQTIIVGDGTYNGTLNINNDNVKEVIGYENKPTIDAEVGGTPITIDVDDVIVKELNITKSGGKEAGIKINSDNVTITNNTITKNGQVGVYLYSSSNNTISSNEITNNKYYGIYLYSSSVNSIYLNNFLNHYQAHVYTGRYSSWGSSNLMNYTYDGEEYTNKLGNYYDDFTDSDADDDGVWDNTKGNDKYPLVDKAGHYSNLTPIEEIVEVDGVIGTKYEENPPGNQEVYLVNTTGHITGAWEGNIDTAEVIQRANDEATSDNHIIIVGNGTYKGNLDINNPDVRKVIGYENKPTIDAENSGSPITINANDITVKELNITGSGSRDNAGIKINLDNATITNNTINNNRNGIYLYSSNNTVTTNEITTNNKYGVYLSSSNNNTVTSNNIINNNLEYGEAGIYLTQSSDNTFISNNVTDNYRGIYLEQGNNNVFTDNNITDNIGDYVYRSKNFHGVHLVGSSDNSFTGNNIKNITGYSETPNGVYFGESSDNNTFAGNEITNCATNGILLSGIDNTITNNKITNNKNGIHISGTGSEANNNSITNNEITNNTKKGISFYLADDNTVANNNITTNENGIEIVESSSYNTVANNNITSNDNGIYLYGSSDNSIYLNNFIDNGNHIYFDVDVNPDYDSDNSWVSPELTYIYNEGTNTSRLGNYWDDYKGNDEDGDGIGETTYTIQEDAGNDTRPLVNTTNQYSIPKTYSVSLGTVSESESVGVNENASYTLTVKNTGNLDDSYNLVISSPRADAFLDKSSLNLAPGESKSVNLNVSSDSGGNFDVDVSAISTNTGQKEIVTTTTKVEQYGLTMSADSTSSTIKPGNETNYSLTVKNTGNREDTYNLEVTAPSLSPGLTTGSLTIAPGNTQLFNVTLSNSTTGSYTATVNASSTNDTDEWTEKTLELNVEKGDNPDVSLSLNPTTKRVERNGEAAYTIKVKNTGNVEDTYSLINGSDASSSLGTSNMNLGPGESSSTILTVSNTSEIKTYATDITVESDNFDVSSSGTVYTKAVKSVDIIASPGSQTTTPGNNSTYTISILNTGIQTHNYTVSIPSKTSNTDSTLSKSTINVLETGQTAEIKLSLNNTKSLAGGESRGIEAAITASVTESPDKSDTTTVSSLYTEEEVYGVSISSDVVEQAVKPGNNATYLLTIQNLGNSDETINLSKSVQKGNLEKSSVYLSSSGDLGGEKVVKFNQPSSEAGEVVITANSSGITDSLILNTRVAEIDQEYVVNSDVDDASTVTNSEVESSTIVNSEVINDSVVNSSRVIDSSINNTKVIDSDLSNVMIKNGVVENNLIKKGVVTVDGTEYELTEEDEAVTAEELVSSQEFDSNIVGFSGEITQITSQNSNVTLNMTSDENYVGGSMKLQRSSTPPTDVDAENTKTSQYVRIKPTVNVEESTKYYVIKLSYTDEWLKQENIIEDTVSIYRYDENTGEWVKLVEEGDPSFCNGVERNLENNYVKANVTKFSTYEINGQRMNDREDGDRVEEVSGTDDDSVRVSVGESMPAESVRSTNSKQKVVSAGESVEYNFSESSGPVKGISFESKENMGRVIAKVQTLDKLPDDVKSPTETGDSDSTESGEKDQTASKTYSTMSITVGKSGTVSESNSDNTLIEFDVTKEWVEDNNIDPETIRMERYHNGEWHDLPTNKVAEDDNLLHFTAFTPGFSIFAVVGDEIDTGIEEQETENDPEVDETVEPEPETESTPGFTSLLILGVIGTAYMVLRRKN, encoded by the coding sequence ATGAAAAACAATTCTAAACTGTCTAATAAAAAGCAAGCAGTTAAACTACCGATACTGATAATATCAATTGTTACAATTTTAATGGCATTATCAGGTATAGTTACAGCCCTCCCTGATTACGGGACCGATACATACCCAGGTAATTACACACCAGATAACCAGCAGGTCTTGCTTATCAACAACAACAGTGATGTAATAGCCGGACTCTGGGAAGGTAACAATACAGGAGTGTATTATTATAATACCAGTAGTACCAGCTGGGAAAAAGAATCTGGTGCAAGCGATAAAACGAAAGCCATCCAGAGAGCCATAGATAAATCAACAATCGATAATCAAACGATAATAGTTGGGGATGGAACTTACAACGGAACCCTAAACATAAACAACGATAATGTGAAAGAAGTAATTGGTTACGAAAACAAACCCACAATAGACGCAGAAGTTGGTGGGACCCCTATAACGATTGATGTTGATGATGTTATAGTAAAAGAACTCAACATAACCAAATCAGGTGGTAAAGAAGCGGGAATCAAAATTAATTCAGACAACGTCACAATAACCAACAACACAATAACAAAAAATGGACAGGTAGGAGTCTATCTCTATAGTTCAAGTAATAATACTATTAGCAGTAACGAAATAACAAACAATAAGTATTACGGAATCTATCTCTATAGTTCAAGTGTTAATTCTATTTATTTGAATAACTTCCTAAATCATTATCAAGCTCATGTTTATACTGGTAGGTATAGTTCTTGGGGTTCTTCGAATTTGATGAACTATACTTACGATGGAGAAGAATACACCAACAAATTAGGTAATTACTACGATGATTTTACAGATAGCGATGCAGACGATGATGGTGTATGGGATAATACCAAAGGGAACGATAAATATCCATTAGTAGATAAAGCCGGTCATTACAGCAATTTAACTCCTATAGAGGAGATAGTTGAAGTAGATGGAGTTATTGGAACCAAATATGAAGAAAATCCACCAGGTAATCAAGAGGTATACCTTGTAAATACAACAGGACATATAACAGGTGCATGGGAAGGAAACATAGACACAGCGGAAGTTATTCAAAGAGCAAATGATGAAGCCACCTCGGATAACCACATAATAATAGTTGGGAACGGAACCTACAAAGGGAACTTAGATATAAACAACCCTGATGTGAGAAAAGTAATTGGTTACGAGAATAAACCCACAATAGACGCAGAAAACTCGGGGTCTCCAATAACGATCAATGCTAACGATATCACGGTAAAAGAACTCAATATCACCGGATCAGGCAGTAGAGATAATGCAGGGATCAAGATTAATTTGGATAACGCCACAATAACCAACAACACAATAAACAATAATCGGAATGGAATCTACCTATATAGTTCTAATAATACTGTTACAACTAACGAAATAACAACTAATAATAAGTATGGAGTCTACCTCTCGAGCTCAAATAATAATACCGTTACAAGTAACAACATAATAAACAATAATTTAGAGTACGGAGAAGCAGGAATCTATCTCACGCAATCAAGCGATAATACATTCATTAGTAATAACGTAACAGACAATTATAGAGGGATTTACCTAGAACAAGGAAATAATAATGTTTTCACTGATAACAATATAACAGACAATATTGGCGATTATGTCTATAGGTCTAAGAATTTTCATGGAGTCCATCTCGTAGGTTCAAGTGATAATTCTTTCACTGGTAACAACATAAAAAATATTACTGGTTATAGTGAAACTCCGAATGGTGTTTACTTTGGTGAATCAAGTGATAATAATACCTTTGCTGGTAACGAAATAACAAACTGTGCTACGAATGGAATCCTCCTCAGTGGAATTGATAATACTATTACTAACAACAAAATAACAAACAATAAGAATGGAATCCACATCTCAGGAACTGGCTCCGAGGCAAACAATAATAGCATTACTAATAACGAAATAACAAATAATACTAAAAAAGGAATATCCTTTTACCTAGCAGATGATAATACCGTTGCTAATAACAATATAACAACTAATGAGAATGGAATTGAAATCGTAGAATCAAGCAGTTATAATACTGTCGCAAATAACAACATAACAAGTAATGATAATGGAATCTATCTCTATGGGTCAAGTGATAATTCTATTTATTTGAATAACTTCATAGATAACGGTAATCATATTTATTTTGATGTTGATGTTAATCCAGATTATGATTCTGATAATTCTTGGGTCTCTCCGGAATTGACCTATATCTACAATGAAGGCACAAATACCAGTAGATTAGGTAATTACTGGGATGACTATAAAGGAAACGATGAAGATGGAGACGGAATTGGAGAGACAACTTACACAATCCAAGAGGATGCTGGCAATGATACCAGGCCATTGGTAAATACAACAAACCAATACAGCATTCCCAAAACTTATAGTGTTTCTTTGGGGACTGTTTCTGAGTCTGAATCTGTTGGTGTAAATGAGAATGCCAGTTATACTTTAACCGTGAAGAATACAGGTAACCTGGATGATTCCTATAACTTGGTGATTAGTAGTCCAAGGGCCGATGCTTTTCTGGATAAAAGCTCTCTTAACTTAGCTCCTGGCGAGTCCAAGTCCGTAAATCTAAATGTTTCCTCTGATTCCGGTGGGAACTTTGATGTAGATGTGTCCGCGATATCAACTAATACAGGACAGAAAGAAATTGTCACCACGACTACAAAGGTGGAACAGTATGGCCTAACAATGAGTGCTGACTCAACTTCTTCAACGATTAAACCGGGCAACGAAACTAACTACTCACTAACAGTTAAGAACACAGGTAATCGGGAAGATACGTATAATCTGGAAGTTACAGCTCCATCTTTAAGTCCTGGCCTGACGACCGGTTCTCTCACTATAGCGCCGGGTAACACCCAATTGTTTAATGTCACTCTCTCAAACTCAACCACTGGTTCATATACAGCTACTGTAAACGCATCATCAACCAATGATACGGATGAATGGACTGAGAAAACTCTTGAACTAAATGTTGAGAAAGGAGATAATCCGGATGTTTCCCTGTCGCTGAATCCAACAACTAAGAGAGTTGAAAGAAATGGAGAGGCAGCCTACACTATCAAGGTTAAGAATACAGGAAATGTAGAGGATACGTATTCATTAATTAATGGTTCAGATGCTTCATCGAGTCTAGGAACAAGTAATATGAATCTTGGTCCGGGAGAATCATCAAGCACTATCCTGACAGTTAGTAACACGAGTGAGATTAAGACCTATGCAACGGATATAACGGTGGAGTCAGATAATTTTGATGTGAGTTCTAGTGGTACTGTATACACAAAAGCGGTTAAGTCGGTGGATATCATTGCTAGTCCCGGATCACAAACCACAACCCCGGGAAATAATTCAACCTATACTATTAGTATCCTGAATACAGGCATCCAAACCCATAACTATACAGTATCCATACCGTCCAAAACATCTAACACCGATTCAACACTTTCAAAAAGCACTATAAATGTTCTGGAAACAGGACAGACTGCTGAAATTAAATTGTCTCTTAATAACACCAAATCATTAGCAGGTGGAGAATCCAGGGGAATTGAGGCAGCAATAACGGCTTCAGTAACGGAATCACCTGATAAATCTGATACCACAACAGTAAGCTCTCTATATACAGAAGAAGAAGTTTATGGTGTATCTATTTCCAGTGATGTGGTTGAGCAGGCTGTTAAGCCTGGTAATAATGCTACTTATCTGTTAACCATACAGAATCTGGGGAACTCAGATGAAACCATAAATCTGTCTAAGTCCGTACAGAAAGGTAATTTGGAGAAAAGTTCTGTGTATTTAAGCTCTTCTGGTGATTTAGGTGGTGAGAAAGTGGTTAAGTTCAATCAGCCATCTTCTGAGGCAGGTGAAGTAGTTATAACTGCAAATTCAAGCGGAATAACTGATTCCTTGATCCTGAATACAAGGGTAGCCGAAATCGACCAGGAATATGTGGTTAACAGTGATGTAGATGATGCGTCAACAGTTACTAACTCAGAAGTGGAATCATCCACCATAGTTAACTCAGAAGTGATTAATGATTCCGTTGTTAATAGTTCACGTGTGATAGATTCGAGTATAAATAATACAAAGGTTATTGATTCGGATTTGTCAAATGTAATGATAAAGAATGGAGTAGTTGAGAATAATCTGATTAAGAAGGGTGTTGTTACGGTTGATGGTACTGAATATGAGTTAACAGAAGAAGATGAGGCAGTTACCGCTGAGGAATTAGTAAGTTCTCAAGAGTTTGACAGTAACATAGTAGGTTTTTCAGGTGAAATAACTCAGATAACATCACAAAACTCCAATGTAACCCTCAACATGACAAGCGATGAGAACTATGTAGGTGGGTCAATGAAACTCCAAAGGTCGAGTACCCCACCAACCGATGTCGATGCGGAGAATACTAAAACTTCTCAATATGTAAGGATTAAACCAACTGTTAATGTAGAGGAATCCACTAAATACTATGTAATAAAACTGTCTTACACTGATGAATGGTTAAAACAAGAAAACATTATTGAAGATACTGTGTCTATATATCGCTATGATGAGAACACGGGAGAATGGGTTAAACTCGTGGAAGAAGGAGATCCAAGTTTTTGTAATGGAGTGGAAAGAAATCTTGAAAATAACTACGTAAAAGCTAATGTAACCAAATTCTCAACCTACGAAATAAACGGACAAAGAATGAATGACCGAGAAGACGGAGATAGAGTAGAAGAAGTTTCAGGTACTGATGATGATTCGGTCAGAGTGTCTGTGGGTGAGAGCATGCCGGCTGAGAGTGTCCGCTCAACCAATTCTAAACAAAAGGTAGTTTCTGCAGGAGAATCCGTTGAATATAACTTCAGCGAGAGTAGTGGTCCTGTCAAAGGTATAAGTTTCGAGTCAAAAGAAAATATGGGACGTGTAATTGCCAAGGTGCAGACCCTTGATAAATTGCCCGACGATGTCAAATCACCGACTGAAACTGGTGACAGTGATAGTACTGAATCCGGTGAAAAAGACCAAACAGCAAGTAAGACTTACAGCACCATGAGCATCACGGTTGGTAAAAGTGGTACTGTATCGGAAAGCAATTCAGATAACACCTTGATCGAGTTCGATGTCACCAAAGAGTGGGTCGAGGATAACAACATCGACCCAGAAACAATCCGGATGGAGAGGTATCACAACGGAGAATGGCACGACCTGCCAACCAACAAAGTCGCAGAAGATGACAATCTGCTGCATTTCACCGCGTTTACTCCCGGATTCTCGATATTCGCTGTAGTTGGTGACGAAATCGATACTGGAATTGAGGAGCAAGAGACCGAAAATGATCCTGAGGTAGATGAAACTGTGGAACCCGAACCAGAAACTGAATCCACACCAGGGTTCACATCGCTTCTGATACTCGGTGTGATTGGGACTGCCTACATGGTTTTGAGAAGAAAGAATTGA
- a CDS encoding CAP domain-containing protein has protein sequence MEKLKFLLILFLAIAFLIFPAGAENLYSAEEKQMLDLINEERAEQGVSPLQFNSLLNEVSSEHSRDMIENNYFAHDSYDGTSYWQRLQDFNYQSSTTAENIAMNVPFDLQKAHANLMASPGHRTNILNPDYNEIGIGIWVGDYTCNGVTYSNAAMFTQDFGWNTSADEKDLLSIESYSPQDNFSSDPESTQEFAVTTNRPCNIRWLMDGGEVREINNEMTSSYTTSKPSTGTYEVKVIVDDGVSTDIREWSWTVVEDDIDSSYHAYDFNQNCLMDTSEVSKAIDDYYAGKLDVAEISQIIDYWYLGSDGYC, from the coding sequence GTGGAAAAGTTAAAATTTTTGTTAATATTATTTCTGGCAATTGCATTTTTAATTTTCCCGGCAGGTGCTGAGAATCTGTATTCTGCTGAGGAGAAACAAATGCTGGATTTGATTAATGAAGAACGTGCTGAACAGGGGGTATCTCCTTTACAATTCAATTCTCTGTTAAATGAGGTTAGCAGTGAACATAGCAGGGATATGATTGAAAATAATTATTTTGCTCATGATTCCTATGATGGCACATCTTACTGGCAGCGTCTGCAGGATTTTAATTATCAATCGAGCACTACAGCCGAAAATATCGCGATGAACGTTCCCTTTGACCTACAGAAGGCTCATGCAAACCTAATGGCTTCTCCGGGTCACAGGACTAATATCCTGAATCCCGATTATAATGAGATTGGTATTGGGATCTGGGTAGGTGATTATACCTGCAATGGGGTTACCTATTCAAATGCAGCAATGTTCACACAGGATTTTGGATGGAATACTTCTGCTGATGAGAAAGATCTGCTTTCAATAGAAAGTTACAGCCCACAGGATAATTTCTCTTCAGATCCTGAAAGTACGCAGGAATTTGCTGTAACTACGAACCGACCATGCAATATCCGGTGGCTGATGGATGGGGGTGAGGTACGAGAAATTAATAACGAAATGACTTCCTCTTATACTACATCAAAACCTTCAACTGGTACATATGAGGTTAAGGTAATAGTTGATGATGGAGTTTCTACAGATATCAGGGAATGGTCCTGGACTGTAGTAGAGGATGATATTGATTCTTCCTATCATGCTTACGATTTTAACCAGAATTGTTTGATGGATACCAGTGAAGTGTCAAAAGCGATCGATGATTATTATGCCGGTAAGTTAGATGTTGCGGAGATTTCCCAAATAATCGATTACTGGTACCTTGGCTCTGATGGATATTGCTGA